One Desulfuromonas sp. KJ2020 genomic window, TGGTTTCCGCCAGCGGTCTGCATGAACAACGGCAATACGACCTGCATCCCAACCAGATGGTGCGGGCAACGGTGGCCGAGGGCGGTGCGGACCGGGCCCTGCTCGATCTGGGCCATCAGCAGGTGCTGGCCGAAACGAAAGTCCCTCTGCAGAAGGGGCAGAAGCTCAGCCTGGTGGTGGTGGAGACCTCACCCCAGCTGATTCTTCAGATCGTGGAGGATAAACTCGCCAGCCGCCTGATGCGTTCTCTTCATTTGCTGGCGGAAAAGCCGGAGATGTTGCCGCTGCTCGGCCGCCTGCTGGCGGGTTCCTTCCGCGGCAAGGGGCTGGCTGAACAAGCGCAGGCCGTACTCGGACGCGCTGTTGAACTGATGCGCCTGCCGCCCGAACAGCTTAAAGGGAGCAGTCTGGCGGAGTTGGTTCGCGTGCTGGGACTCGACACCGAGGCTCTGCTGGCCAGAGGCGACGACACTAGGGCGCTTGCTGGCCTCAAGGGCGCGCTGCTGCAAGCTGCCGGTTTGCTCGCCGAGGAGAGTGCGACGGCGACCCTGATGGAAAAACAGCTGCAGGGGCTCGAACTCTTTCAGCTCTGCCGGGCCCGTCTGGAGCAGGAGTCGATGCTTTTCATCCCTCTGCTGCTGCCTTTTTTGGAGCAGGGTTTTGTTGTTGGTGAAAAGAACGGCTCTTCCAAAGAAGGGGAGGATGACGGAGC contains:
- a CDS encoding flagellar hook-length control protein FliK; its protein translation is MNIIPPMSPTPFAVQPVVSASGLHEQRQYDLHPNQMVRATVAEGGADRALLDLGHQQVLAETKVPLQKGQKLSLVVVETSPQLILQIVEDKLASRLMRSLHLLAEKPEMLPLLGRLLAGSFRGKGLAEQAQAVLGRAVELMRLPPEQLKGSSLAELVRVLGLDTEALLARGDDTRALAGLKGALLQAAGLLAEESATATLMEKQLQGLELFQLCRARLEQESMLFIPLLLPFLEQGFVVGEKNGSSKEGEDDGARMLSLHLRLEGLGNLQIRLLNDGKGLFLRFYCESQEIADFVASFADELKEMLTLLPLQGVVFTDGAREPARVLAETVRPDRDSLLDARV